From a single Oreochromis niloticus isolate F11D_XX linkage group LG3, O_niloticus_UMD_NMBU, whole genome shotgun sequence genomic region:
- the LOC102076032 gene encoding butyrophilin-like protein 3, which produces MKELKDGNISLRISNVKMSDAGKYKCLKLWKNAPREVTVVKLVVGAVSEPKLSVVSVERGGVTVQCEVNCWPVEPQVTFLDHQGNDIPAQDPKRDRDGSGRFVMKQRVTLQEANSSITCRVHQPEINQTRETKILISATCSFDICTAAFAAGGLASVLLACVLALLIYKEHTKSAQKKESLHRKSSDQRKNSSTDNMLNSFTEQLKERMAELKSELQEKEEIIRQLQRNYQPSRAVATQHDQPIWGLVTSKPDIPKKPFYHYSDLDSKASYCDDDYNPKSTASTKTYPPKSGSLHHKGSNLGVKRQNSNPAPGQPIQRKHRNRSSPAIMSLELPSLSLTSNAETMLDHISSSKSEAEALLDQNAFSPLHRSYSGGSHLACNNNCFHALEDLTEES; this is translated from the exons ATGAAAGAACTGAAAGATGGAAACATCTCATTAAGGATCTCCAATGTAAAAATGTCTGATGCAGGGAAGTACAAATGCCTCAAGCTCTGGAAGAATGCTCCTCGGGAGGTCACAGTAGTGAAGCTTGTTGTTG GGGCAGTCTCGGAGCCAAAGCTCTCAGTGGTTTCGGTTGAAAGAGGTGGGGTGACTGTGCAGTGTGAGGTGAACTGCTGGCCAGTAGAGCCTCAGGTAACATTTCTGGATCACCAAGGAAACGACATCCCTGCTCAAGACCCAAAAAGAGATCGAGATGGCAGCGGACGTTTCGTCATGAAACAAAGAGTTACTCTGCAGGAAGCAAACAGCAG CATCACCTGCAGGGTTCACCAGCCAGAGATCAACCAGACCAGAGAGACAAAGATCCTCATATCAG CCACCTGCAGCTTTGACATTTGCACCGCTGCCTTTGCTGCTGGAGGGTTGGCTTCTGTCTTACTTGCATGTGTATTAGCTCTACTGATATATAAGGAACACACTAAATCAG CCCAAAAAAAGGAGAGTCTTCACAGGAAGTCATCAGACCAAAGAAAGAATAGCAGCACTGACAATATGTTAAACAGTTTCACTGAGCAGCTAAAAGAAAGAATGGCTGAACTCAAGTCAGAGCTTCAGGAGAAAGAAGAGATCATTCGCCAGCTACAAAGAAATTATCAGCCGTCTCGTGCTGTTGCTACACAGCATGACCAACCAATTTGGGGCCTTGTCACATCCAAACCAGACATCCCAAAAAAACCTTTCTATCATTATTCTGACCTTGACTCCAAAGCCAGTTACTGTGATGATGACTATAATCCAAAATCCACAGCTTCAACCAAAACTTACCCTCCAAAATCTGGCAGCTTACACCACAAAGGTTCAAATTTAGGAGTCAAGAGGCAAAACAGCAATCCAGCACCAGGCCAACCAATCCAAAGAAAACATCGCAACAGAAGTAGTCCAGCTATTATGTCTTTAGAGTTACCTAGCCTATCTTTAACCAGCAATGCAGAGACAATGCTGGACCACATTAGCAGCTCAAAGAGTGAGGCCGAAGCCCTGCTAGATCAAAATGCATTCTCGCCACTGCATAGAAGTTATTCAGGAGGTTCTCATTTAGCTTGCAATAATAACTGCTTTCATGCACTGGAAGATTTAACTGAAGAGTCA
- the LOC102075956 gene encoding selection and upkeep of intraepithelial T-cells protein 1, translated as MYRRLFVVASLLSSYMGGSRAQDQPLQVLAFAGGDVILPCRFNISDKEDFPTVEWSKEGLKPDVVFLYRDGCEAYEMKNPAFEYRTSLIMKALKDGNISLRISNVQVSDTGKYKCLTFQKNVARKVTTVALDVVAVSDPKLSVISAEGGDIALHCEANCWLPEPQVTFLDDNGNNIYGENPKGEQDARGCFTVTRRATLQRATSSVTCRVHQPEFNQTRETKILIPGVCMKSDPHTIAIAIGGTALFFLVAAGVIALSCKKCFRCAIVKQPVKRKTSNQSHLHPTRVNSTDSSVNGSIGQMKRESGFLIEDETRKLQDSKVVSYSSGTTVQCHSTTTADVSKPSKLLLTHGPDNKSLTSVHNPNLSSASNSFKTPKSDDLPKSWGSKLIIKRQNSFPGPGNQMINSSVSPHQSTHHPQRRRSSGPPHFGEFHNRHSLLRNLPEEDEQRSLLKNEN; from the exons GTGGATCCCGTGCTCAGGATCAGCCACTGCAGGTTCTTGCCTTTGCGGGTGGAGATGTTATTCTACCGTGCAGATTCAATATCTCTGACAAGGAAGACTTTCCGACTGTTGAGTGGTCCAAGGAAGGCTTGAAGCCAGATGTTGTCTTCTTGTACCGGGATGGTTGTGAGGCCTACGAGATGAAGAATCCAGCCTTCGAGTACAGGACAAGCCTCATCATGAAAGCGCTCAAAGATGGAAACATCTCATTACGGATCTCCAATGTGCAGGTTTCTGATACTGGAAAGTACAAATGCCTCACATTCCAGAAAAATGTTGCCAGGAAGGTTACAACAGTGGCGCTGGATGTGG tggCTGTTTCTGACCCAAAGCTTTCAGTGATTTCAGCGGAGGGCGGTGACATAGCACTGCATTGTGAAGCAAACTGCTGGCTGCCAGAGCCTCAGGTAACATTTCTGGATGACAATGGAAACAACATCTATGGGGAAAACCCCAAAGGAGAACAAGATGCCCGTGGATGTTTCACTGTGACACGAAGAGCCACTCTGCAAAGAGCCACCAGCag TGTCACCTGCAGAGTTCATCAACCAGAGTTTAACCAGACCAGGGAAACAAAGATCCTCATACCAG GTGTCTGCATGAAGTCTGATCCTCACACTATTGCCATCGCCATTGGAGGAACAGCACTGTTTTTCTTAGTTGCAGCTGGGGTCATTGCCCTTTCATGCAAAAAATGCTTCAGATGTG CTATTGTAAAGCAGCCAGTGAAAAGAAAGACATCAAATCAAAGCCACCTCCACCCCACAAGAGTTAACAGCACAGACAGCTCGGTAAATGGCAGCATTGGACAGATGAAAAGAGAGTCTGGGTTTCTTATCGAAGATGAGACCCGAAAACTACAGGACAGCAAAGTTGTTTCCTACAGCAGTGGAACAACTGTCCAATGCCATTCCACAACCACAGCAGACGTTTCAAAACCCTCCAAACTACTCTTAACTCACGGCCCTGACAACAAGAGCTTGACCAGTGTGCACAATCCAAACCTATCTTCAGCTTCAAACAGCTTTAAAACTCCAAAATCTGACGACTTACCAAAAAGCTGGGGTTCAAAGCTTATTATCAAAAGGCAAAACAGCTTTCCAGGACCTGGTAACCAGATGATCAACTCCAGTGTCTCACCCCATCAAAGCACCCACCATCCTCAGCGTAGGCGCTCCTCAGGACCTCCACATTTTGGTGAATTTCATAACCGTCACAGCCTCCTGAGAAATTTACCTGAAGAAGATGAACAGAgaagtttattaaaaaatgaaaactaa